In Bartonella machadoae, a single genomic region encodes these proteins:
- a CDS encoding TPM domain-containing protein, whose amino-acid sequence MKSFRHPMQRNVFPCLWAFLSALCLVVALGSVTYAQIKFPSLTGYVNDVAHLLDHATKQNLTEKLAELEEKTGDQIVIVTLPTLSGNDIETYSNALFRTWGLGQKQLNNGVLLVIAPNEREMRIEVGYGLEGVLTDALSSVIINTFVLPNFREGNYQKGVIEAVHAIINILTESDSEFSFRMREKAKIVEAQRKQAEKEQMIANTIMFFILFIVFGLPLLAMIFGKKVGPQKYLWMGIIFTPWFLNLRTGGRYPPGRFGGPPGGGGFRGGGGSSGGGGATGRW is encoded by the coding sequence ATGAAGTCATTTCGACATCCTATGCAACGCAATGTTTTCCCATGCTTATGGGCTTTTTTAAGCGCTCTCTGTTTGGTTGTCGCATTGGGAAGTGTCACTTACGCGCAGATTAAGTTTCCTTCCCTCACAGGTTATGTCAACGATGTAGCGCATTTGCTCGATCATGCAACAAAACAAAATCTAACAGAAAAACTGGCTGAACTCGAAGAGAAAACAGGAGATCAGATTGTTATTGTCACTCTCCCTACCCTTTCAGGAAATGATATAGAGACCTATAGCAATGCCCTTTTCCGCACATGGGGCTTAGGTCAAAAACAGCTTAATAATGGTGTATTATTGGTCATCGCGCCGAATGAACGCGAAATGCGTATTGAAGTGGGATATGGTTTGGAAGGCGTGCTAACAGATGCTCTTTCTTCAGTGATCATTAATACCTTTGTTCTTCCCAATTTTCGTGAAGGAAATTATCAAAAAGGTGTTATTGAAGCAGTTCATGCAATTATCAACATTCTTACAGAAAGTGATTCTGAATTTTCTTTTAGAATGAGAGAAAAAGCTAAAATTGTCGAAGCGCAACGAAAACAAGCTGAAAAAGAACAAATGATAGCCAATACAATCATGTTTTTTATTCTTTTTATCGTGTTTGGTTTACCTCTTCTCGCAATGATTTTTGGAAAAAAAGTAGGTCCACAGAAATATCTCTGGATGGGGATCATCTTCACTCCTTGGTTTCTTAACTTAAGAACCGGTGGTAGATACCCTCCTGGAAGATTTGGTGGCCCTCCAGGAGGAGGAGGTTTCAGAGGTGGTGGTGGTTCATCTGGTGGTGGTGGCGCAACAGGAAGATGGTAA
- the lipB gene encoding lipoyl(octanoyl) transferase LipB: MKYELKHIDRNQLPHYFKTRPGSPPVEWKISHNLVEYPEALCYMQKRVEDILVKNAREQVWLLEHPSLYTAGTSANKKDLLTPDLFPVYEAGRGGEFTYHGPGQRIAYIMLDLKRRKQDIRAFISALEEWVIQTLAKFNITGERREERVGVWIKRPNDSHTQNSIASEDKIAAIGIRVRKWVSFHGVSINVHPNLAHYSGIIPCGITKHGVTSFLDLGVPVTMDDIDIALKQAFEQIFGPTIDVS; the protein is encoded by the coding sequence ATGAAATATGAATTAAAACATATTGATCGTAATCAGTTACCGCATTACTTTAAAACACGCCCTGGAAGTCCACCAGTTGAATGGAAAATAAGTCATAACTTGGTCGAATATCCTGAAGCACTGTGTTATATGCAAAAGCGTGTCGAAGACATTCTTGTAAAAAACGCCCGTGAACAGGTTTGGCTTCTTGAACATCCTTCACTTTATACAGCTGGGACAAGTGCCAATAAAAAAGATCTTCTAACACCTGATCTATTCCCTGTTTATGAAGCTGGGCGCGGTGGTGAATTTACCTATCATGGTCCAGGGCAACGTATTGCTTATATTATGCTTGATCTCAAACGCAGAAAACAAGACATTCGCGCTTTTATTAGCGCATTAGAAGAATGGGTTATACAAACACTTGCAAAATTTAATATAACAGGAGAACGTCGTGAAGAGCGCGTTGGAGTCTGGATTAAAAGGCCCAATGATTCACACACACAAAATAGTATTGCTTCGGAAGATAAAATTGCGGCTATTGGTATTCGAGTGCGCAAATGGGTAAGCTTTCATGGAGTCTCTATCAATGTTCATCCTAATTTAGCACATTATTCAGGAATTATTCCCTGTGGAATTACAAAGCATGGCGTAACCAGCTTTCTTGATCTAGGTGTTCCTGTAACAATGGATGATATTGATATTGCTCTAAAACAAGCATTTGAGCAAATTTTTGGTCCAACAATTGATGTTTCCTAA
- the parE gene encoding DNA topoisomerase IV subunit B, with protein MSDNSKDLFSILNNAQSRVNTNAKNPQSPVNSEERASKKKTKDTQEDSYNALSIRVLEGLEPVRLRPGMYIGGTDSKALHHLFAEIIDNAMDEAVAGHADFIDVCLERNGYLTVTDNGRGIPVENHPQMPDKSTLEVIMTQLHSGGKFDGKAYQTAGGLHGVGISVVNALSDDMEVEVARERKLYRQRFSRGIPQSPLEDLGDVYNRRGTRVRFHPDSKIFGEKAAFDPEKIYKMARSKAYLFGGVKIRWNCDPILLEGTKNIPEKAVFHFPDGLKDYLLSSLKDEYRVTSEIFSGKTKQCNDHGSVEWAIAWHGGDAYVQSYCNTIPTGEGGTHEIGLRQVLLRGLKSYAELIGNKRASIITSDDIMISTAAVLSVFIRNPEFVGQTKDRLATIEAQRIVENAIRDPFDHWLTNSPQESTKLLDWVIERAEERVKRRQDREINRKTAVRKLRLPGKLADCSQNCAAGAELFIVEGDSAGGSAKQARNRANQAILPLRGKILNVASAAHEKMNASQTISDLILALGCGTRSKYREKDLRYERIIIMTDADVDGAHIASLLITFFFQEMPDLIRQGHLYLAVPPLYRISQGGKVAYARDDTHKDELLKTEFTGKAKIEIGRFKGLGEMRAEQLKETTMHPQKRTLLRVSIDTVEMQETKNTVESLMGTKPEARFRFIQENSTFASNLDI; from the coding sequence ATGAGCGATAACAGCAAAGATCTTTTTAGTATTTTAAATAATGCGCAGTCTCGGGTAAATACCAATGCAAAAAATCCGCAATCTCCCGTGAACTCAGAAGAAAGAGCTTCGAAAAAAAAGACAAAAGATACACAAGAAGATAGCTATAATGCTCTCTCTATTCGCGTGCTTGAGGGCTTAGAGCCTGTGCGTTTACGCCCTGGAATGTATATTGGTGGAACAGATAGCAAAGCACTACATCATTTGTTTGCTGAAATTATTGATAATGCCATGGATGAAGCCGTCGCCGGTCATGCAGACTTCATTGATGTATGCTTAGAGAGAAACGGTTATTTAACCGTTACAGATAATGGACGCGGTATTCCTGTTGAAAATCATCCTCAAATGCCTGATAAGTCTACGCTTGAAGTTATTATGACACAACTCCATTCCGGTGGAAAATTTGATGGAAAAGCGTATCAAACTGCTGGTGGGCTCCATGGAGTAGGAATTTCTGTTGTTAATGCTCTTTCTGATGATATGGAAGTTGAAGTAGCAAGAGAACGGAAACTTTATCGACAACGCTTCTCACGCGGTATTCCACAATCTCCATTGGAAGATTTGGGAGACGTTTATAATCGTCGTGGCACGCGTGTTCGTTTTCATCCTGATAGTAAAATTTTTGGTGAAAAGGCCGCTTTTGATCCAGAAAAAATTTATAAGATGGCACGCTCTAAAGCCTATCTTTTTGGTGGTGTAAAAATTCGCTGGAATTGCGATCCCATCCTCCTTGAAGGAACAAAAAATATTCCTGAAAAAGCTGTTTTTCACTTCCCCGATGGACTAAAAGACTATTTACTCTCATCCTTAAAAGATGAATATCGCGTAACATCAGAAATTTTTTCTGGAAAAACAAAACAATGTAATGATCATGGCTCCGTTGAATGGGCTATTGCTTGGCATGGTGGAGATGCCTATGTACAGTCTTACTGTAATACTATTCCTACCGGAGAAGGGGGAACGCACGAAATAGGACTAAGGCAGGTTCTGTTGCGCGGACTGAAATCCTATGCTGAGTTAATAGGCAATAAACGCGCTTCTATCATTACCTCTGATGATATCATGATTTCAACAGCTGCCGTACTTTCAGTCTTCATTAGAAATCCTGAATTTGTTGGACAAACCAAGGACCGATTAGCAACGATTGAAGCACAACGTATCGTTGAAAATGCAATACGCGATCCTTTCGATCATTGGCTAACAAATTCTCCTCAAGAATCAACAAAACTTCTTGATTGGGTTATTGAACGTGCCGAAGAGCGCGTTAAACGACGCCAAGACAGAGAAATAAATCGAAAAACAGCTGTCCGTAAATTGCGTCTACCAGGAAAACTCGCAGATTGTAGCCAAAACTGTGCTGCTGGTGCTGAATTATTCATTGTTGAAGGTGATTCCGCTGGTGGTTCTGCTAAACAAGCACGCAATAGAGCCAACCAAGCCATTTTACCTCTTCGTGGAAAAATCTTAAACGTAGCCAGTGCAGCACATGAGAAAATGAACGCAAGCCAAACAATTAGCGATCTTATCCTTGCTCTTGGATGTGGAACACGCTCTAAATACCGTGAAAAAGATCTCAGATATGAACGCATTATCATTATGACGGACGCAGATGTAGATGGTGCTCACATTGCCTCACTCCTCATTACTTTCTTCTTTCAAGAAATGCCCGATCTTATTCGTCAGGGACATTTATACCTTGCTGTTCCTCCCCTTTACCGAATATCCCAAGGAGGAAAAGTTGCTTATGCACGTGATGATACCCATAAAGACGAATTGCTAAAGACGGAATTTACTGGAAAAGCTAAAATCGAAATTGGCCGTTTTAAAGGGCTTGGTGAAATGCGTGCCGAACAACTGAAAGAAACGACAATGCATCCTCAAAAACGGACATTACTACGCGTTTCTATTGACACAGTGGAAATGCAAGAAACGAAAAACACCGTAGAAAGTCTCATGGGAACAAAACCAGAAGCACGATTCCGTTTCATACAAGAAAATTCTACTTTTGCTTCCAATCTAGACATCTAA
- the recJ gene encoding single-stranded-DNA-specific exonuclease RecJ has product MQQSRYFLNVKSSACGQAWLDALDIQGINNARAISQKFGFPDELARVLSARDVDESEAVTFINPTLRTLMPDPESFADLQCAAERIVKAILEKEKVAVFGDYDVDGACSSALVARFLRCLGVEVKIYIPDRIVEGYGPNEQAMRMLVQEGANLIITVDCGANSPEAVKAARLEGADVVVLDHHQMSEVHQEAIALVNPNRPDDFSGQGHLCAAGVVFVTLAWVNHLLKKRKLREDLPDLLSMLDLVALATICDVVPLQGVNRAFVVKGLQVARSLYNHGIVALTKVARIGEPLNSFHLGFLLGPRINAGGRIGDQALGARLLSCEDKEEAEKIAEQLNQLNQERQEMESIQLAQAESYIDSLYQNQDTPLSLVIAHQEWHPGVIGILASRLKERFFCPVFAIALKEDGSGVGSGRSMSGIDLGALVREAVTLNLLEKGGGHSMAAGITIQATKIEAFRKWLEEKVSVMVSQLRAKKSLRIDGCLSASGVNKELCDMIEKAGPFGSGNTTPVFVLPSHRLVNLCEVGKGHLRLVMANIEGNKLQGIAFRAVGTPLGHFLSENIGEMIHLAGNLSLNYWNGMITPQIRVIDAAAV; this is encoded by the coding sequence ATGCAGCAGTCTCGTTATTTTCTCAATGTTAAATCTTCTGCTTGTGGGCAAGCTTGGTTGGATGCTCTTGATATTCAAGGGATAAATAACGCGCGTGCGATTTCTCAAAAATTTGGTTTTCCAGATGAGCTTGCTCGCGTTCTGTCGGCAAGAGATGTGGATGAATCTGAAGCGGTTACTTTTATCAACCCAACATTGCGTACACTCATGCCTGATCCAGAAAGTTTTGCCGATCTGCAATGTGCGGCAGAGCGCATCGTTAAGGCTATTTTAGAGAAAGAGAAGGTTGCGGTTTTTGGTGATTATGACGTCGATGGTGCCTGTTCATCAGCACTCGTAGCGCGTTTTCTGCGTTGTTTGGGTGTGGAAGTAAAAATTTATATTCCTGATCGTATCGTGGAAGGATATGGGCCTAATGAGCAAGCAATGCGGATGCTCGTGCAAGAAGGTGCCAATCTTATTATTACCGTTGATTGTGGTGCAAACAGTCCAGAGGCAGTTAAAGCAGCAAGGCTTGAAGGCGCTGATGTCGTGGTTTTAGATCATCATCAAATGTCTGAGGTTCATCAAGAGGCTATCGCCCTTGTCAATCCTAATCGCCCCGATGATTTTTCTGGGCAAGGGCATTTGTGTGCTGCTGGCGTTGTTTTTGTTACGTTAGCATGGGTTAATCATTTGTTGAAGAAAAGGAAGTTGAGAGAAGATCTTCCTGATCTGCTCAGTATGCTTGATCTTGTTGCATTGGCAACCATCTGTGATGTTGTACCATTACAGGGGGTGAATCGTGCCTTTGTGGTTAAAGGGCTCCAAGTAGCACGCTCTCTGTATAATCACGGCATAGTGGCTTTAACAAAGGTTGCGCGGATAGGTGAACCGCTTAATAGTTTTCATTTGGGTTTTTTATTAGGTCCTAGAATTAATGCGGGAGGACGTATTGGCGACCAAGCTTTGGGAGCACGTTTGCTTAGCTGTGAGGATAAAGAGGAAGCTGAAAAAATAGCAGAACAATTGAATCAACTGAATCAAGAGCGTCAAGAGATGGAGAGTATTCAATTGGCGCAAGCAGAATCTTATATTGATTCTCTTTATCAAAATCAGGATACGCCTCTGTCACTTGTCATTGCGCATCAAGAATGGCATCCAGGTGTTATTGGTATTCTTGCATCTCGATTAAAAGAGCGTTTTTTTTGTCCTGTTTTTGCCATTGCTTTGAAAGAAGATGGAAGTGGCGTAGGATCGGGACGTTCAATGAGTGGCATAGATTTGGGAGCGCTTGTTCGTGAAGCTGTAACCTTAAATTTACTAGAAAAAGGCGGCGGGCATAGTATGGCAGCTGGGATTACAATCCAAGCGACAAAAATTGAAGCTTTTCGAAAATGGCTGGAAGAGAAAGTCTCTGTAATGGTGTCACAGTTGCGTGCTAAAAAGTCTCTTCGGATAGATGGGTGCCTTTCTGCTTCTGGTGTCAATAAAGAGCTTTGTGACATGATTGAAAAAGCAGGGCCATTTGGTTCAGGGAATACGACACCTGTTTTTGTTCTGCCTTCTCATCGGTTAGTTAATCTGTGTGAGGTGGGAAAGGGGCATCTTCGCCTTGTTATGGCTAATATTGAAGGAAATAAACTGCAAGGCATTGCTTTTCGTGCTGTGGGAACACCACTTGGTCATTTTCTTTCTGAAAATATTGGTGAAATGATCCATTTGGCTGGTAATCTCAGTTTGAATTATTGGAATGGAATGATTACTCCACAAATACGTGTTATTGATGCAGCAGCGGTTTAA
- the rplM gene encoding 50S ribosomal protein L13: MATFSQKPTEVVKKWVIIDAEDLVLGRLATLVANRLRGKHKATFTPHVDDGDNVIVINADKISLTGKKYTDKKYYWHTGYIGGIKERTARQILEGRFPERVVEKAVERMLPRGSLGRRQLKNLRVYAGSQHPHAAQQPESLDVGALNRKNKRTA, from the coding sequence ATGGCAACTTTTTCACAAAAGCCAACTGAAGTGGTGAAAAAATGGGTTATTATTGACGCAGAAGACCTTGTCTTAGGTCGTCTAGCCACGCTCGTTGCTAACCGTTTACGGGGCAAACATAAAGCTACATTTACACCACATGTTGATGATGGTGACAATGTCATTGTCATCAATGCAGACAAAATATCTCTCACCGGCAAGAAATATACAGACAAAAAATATTATTGGCATACCGGCTATATTGGTGGAATCAAAGAACGTACAGCACGTCAGATTCTTGAAGGTCGCTTTCCTGAACGTGTTGTTGAAAAAGCCGTAGAACGCATGCTTCCTCGTGGCTCCCTTGGTCGTCGCCAATTGAAAAATCTACGTGTTTATGCTGGAAGCCAACACCCGCATGCAGCACAACAGCCCGAATCTCTTGACGTTGGTGCTTTAAACCGCAAAAATAAAAGGACTGCTTGA
- the rpsI gene encoding 30S ribosomal protein S9 produces the protein MAEINSLSELNVVTSITETHENVTPVHVQKLDAQGRAYATGKRKDAVARVWIKPGSGKITINNKEFDKYFARPVLRMILRQPIVATNRDTQFDIVATVAGGGLSGQAGAVRHGISKALTYYEPELRTILKKGGFLTRDSRVVERKKYGKAKARRSFQFSKR, from the coding sequence ATGGCTGAAATTAATTCTCTTTCTGAGCTTAACGTTGTAACAAGTATTACAGAAACCCATGAAAATGTTACTCCGGTTCATGTGCAAAAGCTTGATGCACAAGGACGTGCCTATGCAACAGGAAAACGTAAAGATGCCGTTGCGCGTGTATGGATCAAACCAGGTTCTGGAAAAATTACCATTAACAATAAAGAATTCGACAAATATTTTGCACGTCCTGTTCTAAGAATGATTCTTCGTCAACCAATTGTTGCAACAAACAGGGATACACAATTTGATATTGTTGCAACTGTTGCAGGTGGTGGTCTTTCTGGACAAGCTGGTGCTGTACGCCATGGCATTTCTAAAGCTCTAACCTATTACGAACCAGAACTTCGCACAATCTTGAAAAAGGGGGGCTTTCTCACTCGTGATAGCCGTGTTGTTGAACGTAAAAAATATGGTAAAGCAAAAGCACGTCGTTCTTTCCAGTTCTCAAAACGCTAA
- a CDS encoding response regulator, giving the protein MSKKVMIVEDNELNMKLFRDLVEASGCETVETRNGLMALDLARSSKPSLILVDIQLPEVSGIDVIKQLKEDEELRSIPVIAVTAFAMKGDEERIRASGCEEYMSKPISVPHFIAMVKHFLD; this is encoded by the coding sequence ATGTCAAAAAAAGTTATGATCGTGGAAGATAATGAACTAAATATGAAGTTATTCCGTGATCTTGTAGAGGCGAGTGGCTGTGAAACAGTTGAAACGCGTAATGGTCTTATGGCATTGGATTTAGCGCGTTCATCAAAGCCTTCTCTTATCCTTGTCGATATCCAGTTACCAGAGGTCTCAGGAATCGACGTTATTAAACAATTAAAAGAGGATGAGGAACTGAGATCTATTCCTGTTATTGCTGTAACCGCTTTTGCTATGAAAGGGGATGAAGAACGCATTCGCGCCAGCGGATGTGAAGAATACATGTCAAAGCCTATTTCTGTTCCTCATTTTATCGCAATGGTCAAGCACTTCTTAGACTGA
- a CDS encoding autotransporter family protein, with product MIIKISKNHLYSCVFIGIVFSFLSNVKGVEARSRSSVSLSCHEGKLPYRCGDGMKHTISDLTYQFRISSEEKNGDDHSFMSSAAIGAQKPNTIVQAMRVKVEETDNREDTYGVIAEQGGKVILSDSIFKGVATGLKAEGGVIEGERGAIEVTRVGVYAEKQGASVVLKDAKIKVEGQDIDQRTALFSGVDANIKMTGGSIDVQDAAALYVGTNGKAALEGVTITSKGKKTNKEDAIVHAVLNVNQNGSLSLKNSNVVATDVSGLWIGLDANAQLKREQEGNILISQVNIEDSKITLIGNETGIHFDMEQENNDHEQGIVLLKKASFEVPDGTAIHSRKSSGYIGVSAGTKISGDLLLTAEKKASLAVLVDSSSLIGGTRVADDSFAELYLTGNSKWILTKRKAVNLQDSERITSSISFVKLADSVITFETPTSQEYQTLRIGNGGKEVYSAQGDAHLYLNTYLNGDGSLNDQKTDRLLIDGDISGKTTIHVQFIAENKESEAGNGNTHSISLIQVSGKAAEDSFQLNSPYITWGGLPYQYYLHAYGPNSSLGNARTDQRLVEGHDNFWDFRLESKYIQPVPEQPVEPRIREVVPQIPTYLLLQNALFHAGLIDISNQNKRLEIMQSVSDEFLETNKDFALFVQGYGGSYRYVSDLSALEYGYGGNLDYNAIEAGISLKTTENAYSKMSLGIMGTYGKLSLRPQDVEQSQKSVFHKWSMTAYCRIEHDTGFSANGLLSYGLFKGDVFTAARGKTASLKGTPLNVSLSAGKAFMIGNRGLVFDPQAQVIYQHLQFDNARDIDHFDIEIGKSDQWVMRVGGHLTKTLAASQEDRLTSFYGKLHLTHSFARKQFVRFKDAFPVGSFGSSLETGFGIHAKMSSKIALHGDLIYQHKLTKGGFSGIRFSGGLRYSF from the coding sequence ATGATAATTAAAATATCCAAAAATCACTTATATTCGTGTGTTTTTATTGGGATTGTTTTTTCTTTTTTGTCAAATGTAAAGGGTGTTGAGGCGCGTTCTCGTTCGTCCGTGTCACTTTCGTGTCATGAAGGCAAATTACCTTATAGATGTGGTGATGGTATGAAACATACGATCAGTGATCTAACGTACCAGTTTCGTATATCCTCTGAAGAAAAGAACGGAGATGATCATTCTTTTATGTCGTCTGCTGCTATAGGAGCACAAAAGCCAAATACAATTGTCCAAGCAATGCGTGTGAAAGTTGAAGAGACTGATAATAGGGAAGATACTTATGGTGTCATTGCCGAGCAAGGGGGAAAAGTTATTTTAAGCGATTCAATTTTTAAGGGCGTTGCAACAGGTCTTAAAGCTGAGGGTGGGGTGATAGAGGGAGAGCGTGGAGCAATTGAAGTTACTCGGGTAGGTGTTTATGCAGAGAAGCAAGGGGCATCTGTTGTTTTAAAGGATGCAAAAATTAAAGTAGAAGGTCAAGATATCGATCAGAGGACAGCTCTTTTCAGTGGTGTTGATGCAAATATTAAAATGACGGGTGGTTCAATTGATGTGCAGGATGCAGCAGCACTTTATGTAGGAACAAACGGGAAAGCAGCTTTAGAGGGTGTGACCATTACTTCAAAAGGTAAAAAAACGAATAAAGAAGATGCTATTGTTCATGCAGTTTTAAATGTAAACCAAAACGGTTCTCTCTCTTTAAAGAATAGCAATGTTGTTGCTACCGATGTTAGCGGTTTGTGGATCGGATTGGATGCGAATGCGCAATTAAAGAGAGAACAGGAAGGGAATATTTTAATTTCACAGGTTAATATTGAAGATTCAAAGATCACGCTGATAGGTAACGAGACTGGTATACACTTTGATATGGAACAAGAAAATAATGATCACGAACAAGGAATTGTTTTGTTGAAAAAGGCAAGTTTTGAGGTTCCAGATGGTACGGCTATTCATAGTCGTAAGAGTAGTGGTTATATTGGTGTATCGGCAGGGACAAAAATCTCTGGGGATTTGTTGTTAACGGCTGAAAAGAAAGCTTCTCTGGCAGTGTTAGTTGATTCTTCTTCTCTTATAGGGGGGACACGCGTTGCTGATGATTCATTTGCTGAACTTTATTTGACAGGAAATTCAAAATGGATTCTCACAAAAAGGAAAGCAGTAAATTTGCAAGATTCAGAACGTATAACTTCATCGATTTCGTTTGTAAAACTTGCTGATAGTGTTATTACTTTCGAAACTCCAACATCTCAAGAGTATCAGACGCTTCGTATTGGCAATGGGGGAAAGGAAGTTTACAGTGCGCAGGGGGATGCGCATCTTTATCTTAATACATATCTCAATGGCGATGGTTCACTCAATGATCAAAAGACTGATCGGCTTTTGATTGATGGTGATATTTCTGGAAAGACAACAATTCATGTGCAATTTATCGCAGAAAATAAAGAGAGTGAGGCAGGCAACGGAAATACACACAGTATTTCGCTCATTCAAGTTTCTGGAAAAGCAGCAGAAGATTCTTTCCAGCTGAATAGCCCTTATATCACATGGGGAGGTTTGCCTTATCAATACTATCTTCATGCCTATGGTCCAAATTCTTCACTTGGGAATGCACGTACTGATCAAAGATTAGTAGAAGGTCATGACAATTTTTGGGATTTTCGTCTCGAAAGTAAATATATCCAACCTGTTCCAGAGCAGCCTGTTGAACCAAGAATAAGAGAGGTTGTTCCACAAATTCCAACTTATCTTCTCTTGCAGAATGCTTTGTTTCATGCTGGGCTGATAGATATCAGTAACCAAAATAAGCGGCTGGAGATTATGCAATCTGTTTCTGATGAATTCTTAGAAACGAATAAAGATTTTGCTTTATTTGTTCAAGGTTATGGTGGAAGTTACCGTTATGTTTCAGATCTTTCCGCACTTGAATATGGTTATGGAGGCAATCTTGATTATAATGCTATAGAGGCAGGCATTTCATTGAAGACGACTGAAAACGCATATAGTAAAATGTCTTTAGGGATTATGGGGACTTATGGAAAGCTTTCTTTGCGCCCTCAAGATGTTGAGCAAAGTCAAAAAAGTGTATTTCATAAATGGTCAATGACAGCATATTGTCGTATAGAACATGATACGGGTTTTTCTGCGAATGGACTTTTATCCTATGGTCTGTTTAAAGGTGATGTCTTTACTGCTGCAAGAGGTAAGACGGCGTCATTAAAAGGAACACCTCTAAATGTTTCTTTGTCTGCTGGTAAAGCATTTATGATAGGGAACAGGGGGCTTGTTTTTGATCCGCAGGCACAAGTTATTTATCAACATCTCCAGTTTGATAACGCTCGTGATATTGATCACTTTGATATTGAAATAGGAAAATCTGATCAATGGGTGATGCGCGTTGGTGGGCATTTAACCAAAACCCTTGCCGCTTCTCAAGAAGATCGCCTTACCTCTTTTTATGGAAAACTTCATTTGACGCATAGTTTTGCAAGAAAACAATTTGTGCGTTTTAAAGATGCTTTTCCGGTAGGTTCTTTTGGTTCTTCTTTAGAAACGGGATTTGGTATTCATGCAAAAATGTCTTCAAAGATTGCACTTCACGGCGATTTAATCTACCAGCATAAACTTACTAAAGGTGGTTTTTCTGGAATTCGTTTTTCTGGTGGGTTGCGTTATAGTTTTTAA